The segment caaactaaggatctggGTAATTAACaaatctttttagaaaaagaCTAATACAAAGAATGTGATGCGTACAGTCAACCTGAGCTCAAAATggaaagtgattcccaaaatatccatatttGGTATGTCTGCTTAAATATGAATTGTTAGAAATACATGCTAGTATGTAGGTTAGGGATCCTTTAAGATATTTTTGGTTGGAATAGTTTGATACTTAAAATGGCTTATAGCCTAGATAATTACATGTTATTGTTTGCTTAGAACCTATACGAAGATTAATTAGTTATTTGACAAATACATTAGGTTGCATGCTCCCATATTTAAATAGTTTTAGATTGCTTGATTTGGTGCTATTACGTAACTcttatttgagtccaaccgttatagttTAGGATCTTTCAATCAATAGACTACTTGATTTTAGAGGCATGTAATCGTATTCTTCAGATAAATAGATAATGTTTGTAGAAGTTCTTCCTCGACAAATAGCAGGGTGCAACAGAAGGAATCCTAGGAGAGGAATCTAAGAACATGAGTGATTAGGCCCTTGTAACATTAGGTGTGTGAAAAGGAATATCAATAACAAAGTGTAGTGACTTGGAAACCTTGAGGAAATTCTTGCATCttgtatggataggtgtggaaggtagtatgagcccgtactatTGGAAACACAGGATCCATACAGGAATCAAGAAAAGCAACAAAGTTTCTAAGGAACTGGAAAGGATTTGAAGATTATCCTGAGTTAGTTCTACAATTCGAATTAATCTATTCATATTCCCATCTTCAACATGGTAATGATCACTAGAGCAAGTGGTTCTTGTTCTAGATCAAACGGGTCAGGTCCAAGTGAGACTTATAGACGTAATTGGATAGAGGCAACGGTACAACATCTGTAAGAGAGATGATTCCAGAAATGTTCTTaaatattttgactaaattgatagcCTTGTTTGATGAATGGTATGCTACCGTCACTATTATTGTTGTCGTCACAACCATTATAGCCTAGGGTAGGGCCCATTATAACATGAtagggttgaaatataccccagggcaGGGCCCATTATAGCATGAtagggttgaaatataccccagggtggggcccattatggcATGTCGGGTTGAAATATAACCCAAGACGGGGCCCACTATGGTATGAtcaggttgaaatataccccagggcggGGCCCAAACTTGCTTATTGGGTTGGAATATACCATAGGGCTAGACCTAGTTGTATGTTTGGTATGCGAtactttgggaaaacttactaagcttttgcttacagtttctattgtggtttcaggtacttctggtactaAAGGGAAGGGCCCCGCGTGATGGCGCAACATTTACTCCCTATTATTTTCAACACCTATTGATATTGTCACTTTGATGATTTGATATGATGATTATGTAATggattttgggaacaaatttatGATTGTAAATCTTAattaaaatgaatatatatatatatatatatatatatatatatatatatatatatatatatatatatctcctggttttgggatgttacataatgtggataataagaaaaaataaaagcaCACAAAGATATAATATTTATGTGGTTCGATCAAGGTGACCTACATTCACGGACAGGAGGGGAATATTCTTTATTTCAGAGGTTACAAGTATAATTCACCAGAGATTAGTCATACTTACTAAGGATACAAGATACAAGACACCTTAAATGACTAAGCAGACCATTTATTTATAGTTGAGCGATTAGACCTAAAActctaatgggccaagcccattggcccatGAAAGGTGACAACCAATCGTATTCTGCCATGCAACATCCTCTAGAACATTCTTGCATGTCATACCAGGGGAGACTCAACCAGTTTGGGGGCTCTAAGTGAACCAAAATTTTAGGTCCCTTTGGGCATTTACTGTACTTAATGTTATAAAACATCCTCCTTTATCCGGGCTTCGGATCggcaataataaattaaaaagttTATAAATTGCGGAGTTGCAACCCCTGATTCGTATTTTCTTTTAGACATGATTATtgaatatttgattaatttttcAATCACCAAAATAAGTAGAAAAATACAAATGAACAAAAAATAAACAGAAAGTCCCTGCTTTACCTTCGTTCCAAGTTAGCAAAGGACAACCATGAAAATAGTTAAATAGAAGATAATGCAAAACACAAATTCGTTTTCCAGAATTCCGACCCGGTCAAACCCTTTTATAATCAATGAACAATGGTTAATAGCCGATTTAGGGATAATCAATGGAAACCTAAATTACTGAAAGCTGACAAATAGAAACACTGGACTGGACTTACCGCTTCAGTTCTTTTGATCTTTAGATATTGTCCTTGTCGTTTTTAATGACACTATGACAACCTTGAAGTTTTGAGCCTTTTGAACAATCAAGTGCAGATCAACAATGGAGAATCGGAGGAcatataaagaaaatacatagAGAAGTcgaatgtatttattttttagagAATGGACAATCAATCAAAAAACATAcaaggaaaagaagaagaagtacAAATGAAGATTGAAGAACAACATGTACTTTTTCAGACTCGGTTTCAAGAATCAAGACTgagaagaaaaggaagaagaataATCACTTTCAATTAATCAATTTGGTTGTTGGTTTTTATGGCATACGTAGGTTAACTCAGAAAATATAAGGAATCGAGATTTCTATTTTGCTGAAATTTCTTGGGTCAAATGGAGCCCTCTAGAGTggaggccctaagctaaggattAATTATAACCAAAGTAGATTCGACCATGTGTCATACAACACATGAGCATCAGCAACACACATAATAAACCACCTTGAccatagtggagcatcatgatgcACAAGTGGTgcatcatgaacactaatggTCCAACATCCATCATGGTAACACAACACGGTGTATCTATTGAGCATGATCATCTTCTAAGCATACGTGGATCAACAAGGCACAATAAAGGAATCAAGATGGTGCATTATGTACCAAGATGGTCCATGATGGCACAACTTCCCTTCTTGAtggaggaacatcatcttcatggaTCAACATCTCATtggcttaacatattcacttGGGTCAACATCTCTTTGGCTCAACATTACCTTGGTGCAACTTCAGACATGATGGCACATCATGCTATCATTTGGTGCAACATCCCCAAGGATGGCGCAACTTCCTTTTACATGGCGCAACATGATGTTCCATATTGATCCATGTTGCTCTAAGTTCTCTAAGTTGCTCCCACTTCCTCCAAGTTGCTCCAAGTGCTCCAAGTTGTTCCCAGTTGCTCCAAGTCACTCCAAGTTGCTCCAAGCCACTCCAAGATGCTCTAAACCACTCCAAGTTGCTCCAAACCCCCTTTTGGGAGATTCATTCCTTTGTTAGATGATAATGATCCAAATCCATATCAGATGATCTGTTCCTTTGTCACTTGCTCCATGAAACTCAAGTGCTCCATTCCAAATGCTCCATGAGAATACTCCAAATTctcgagtcacatttaacaaAATTCTTTGTCTTTGGTGTGAATGTATCAATCATTAGGAGATGTAAAAGAAGGACATAATTCCCATTCATTAAATACATTATCGAATTTGATATGATCCATTTCATAAAAGCCACATCACTTGCATTTTTTACTTGTGAAATCAATGAGAGGCTAAAAATGTTGAGTGAAGTTATCAATGAAAGTTATGAAGTAGTAATAAAACATATGATTGTTGCATAAATGGAATGATTCTTCACCTTTAAATTGATACATGGTGTATGTCTTCTTCACATCTGGAATAAATCAATCGGTCATTAAGAAATGagaaaattacatgaatggtccttatgattggggtaatttgcatgtttggtccctagcttattttttaactcggaaggtctctactgtttgtttttgtttcgcGCTTGATCCCTGTCTgacttaaaaagactattttgtcattgattttttaatttatttaaataaacataccCCAACCCCACTTTTCATCTCACCTTAGCTTAGCTTACCTACCcaccttatttaaataaattaaaaaatctacAGCAAAATAGTATTTTCAGGTAATACAGAGACCAAACGCACAACAAAAACGAACTGTAaggaccttctgagttaaaaaaataaattaggaaccaaacacacaaattactccaaaccataaggaccattcgtgtaatatactctcaagaaattgattttttttaggaTTATACAGATCAAGTGAAGAAAAAgaataaaagagagagagagagagagagagagagagagagagagagagagagagagagagagagagagagagagagagagagagagagagagagagagagagagagagaccctctCTTATTTTTCAATCATtggaataaatatataaatattaaatttaaaagtaaaatgaacaaaaaatagaaaataaatacaaCCAAGGGTATtgtacttatttcaaatttttaaaTAGACAAAATACGTAATGAAACTAGCTAAAAAAAATGTCAattcaaaaaaattgaaatttagaccaaaatctaagaaaaatacataccacaagaaccatttttgcagttttataTTCAAAGTATATCATACTCTTTAATAATAAATGAAATTAATTTCTAAAATTATAAGCGTATACAACAAAATTTTAAAAGTAATCCACCATATTGTTTTTGTTCCTATCTATGGTTTAGGCTTTAGACAGATTAACAGCTCCAAAGTCCTATCAAATAGACATGCAACCAACATCTTATGTGCAACTTTATTCATCTACCGGTTTTCATGTTTTTTGACATCGATAATACTCCGATAGCGAAACCCTTAACAAACAAAATACATAAACTTTATTTATTAAATGCGATAACAATCAAATCAAACATTTTCAATAATTGATTCTTATAAAATAGCAATAACCCTAAAAAAAAGTATcatcattttttatatatatatttttgtacgTATTTATAGACCTCTCAATATCGTCGTATAATCGTTCGTAACGTGTCCACAATCATAACTGCAATTCGGACGTCCGATAGCGACTCTTGTCCAGATACATAGCTTAATCCACAGCCGTTGGATCAGATTCCAATCTAAGGGGTAGAAAAGTAATTTCCACCTCTGAAACCGCCTATATAATCACCTCCTATTCAGAAAACCCTAATACCAGAAAATTAGTTATTAAGAGTGAGAATACGAATTCTACTTAGGGAATGCAGAGAGATGAGTGGAGATTCGCGGCTGTCTAACCGAGGAAGGGCTAAACGACCCATCGGCGGCAGAACTTGCCACCGGAAACACGTCGAAGACGGGTGAACTACACGCCTGATTAGTGTCTATTTCTTTTACTTTGTAATTTACAGAAGCATTTCGTCGAACAGATGGCAGGTGAAGACAGAAACAATGGCGTCCTACATGGAAAATACGAGCTTGGTCGGCAGCTAGGTCACGGCACTTTTGCGAAGGTGTACCATGCGAAGAACGTGCATAACGGAAAAAGTGTGGCGATGAAGGTTGTGGGGAAAGAGAAGGTTATTAAGGTCGGAATGATGGATCAGGTTAAGAGAGAGATTTCGGTGATGAAGATGGTACGTCATCCTAACATTGTCGAGCTTTACGAGGTTATGGCGAGTAAATCGAAGATCTACTTCGCTATGGAACTCGTTAGAGGCGGTGAATTGTTCTCCAAAATTGCGAAAGGGCGGTTGCGAGAGGATGTTGCCAGAAGCTACTTCCAGCAGCTCATTTCCGCCGTTGATTTCTGTCATAGCCGAGGTGTGTACCACCGGGATCTGAAGCCGGAGAATTTGCTGTTGGATGAAGAAGGTAATTTAAAAGTGACGGATTTTGGACTCAGCGCTTTTTGCGATCATCTCCGGCAGGATGGACTGTTACACACGACGTGTGGGACACCGGCGTACGTCGCACCGGAAATAATCGGGAAAAAAGGATACGACGGAGCAAAAGCCGATATCTGGTCATGTGGTGTTATCCTCTACGTTCTTCTCGCTGGATTCTTGCCTTTTCAGGACGAGAACATTGTCGCGATGTATCGGAAGATTTACCGGGGAGATTTCAAATGTCCACCGTGGTTTTCTTCCGACGCTCGAAAATTGATCACGAAATTACTAGACCCAAATCCCAGCACTCGGATTACCATCTCGAAGATCATGGAATCACCCTGGTTTAAGAAGTCGGCGCCGAAGACCTCCAAGTTCTTGATTGACGACGAAGGAGTGCAATCTAAAGGCAAGGATGCTAAAACATTGAATGCGTTTCACATCATTTCATTATCAGAAGGATTTGATCTGTCGCCGTTGtttgaagagaagaagagagAGGAAAAGGAAGAAATGAGGTTCGCGACGACGGAGAAGGCGGAGGCGGTGGTGTCGAAGCTGGAAGAAGTGGCGAAGTCGATGAAGTTTAGCGTGAAGAAAAGCGGCGACGAGAGCAGTTTAAGGTTGCAGGGACATGAAAATGGAAGAAAAGGGAAGTTAGGGATAGCGGCGGAGCTCTTCGCCGTCACTCCGTCGTTtctggtggtggaagtgaagaaATCTAGCGGCGACACCCTGGAATACAACCAGTTCTGTAGCAACGAGCTCCGGCCGGCGCTTAGAGACATCGTCTGGAGGTCTGCCGCCGATCACACTTTTCCGGCGTGATTCTGAATCAAATTGTTATTAGTATATCTTCAAATTTcatcatgtgttatgtgttgaataaaataatattgtgATTCTTCTTTTCGTCATCGAATCATTCTTCATGTGACTATTAAGATCTTTGGTCCTTTTATCAGGCTCATATTTAacctttaattatttataaacggTGTGCTTTTTGTCGTATtattcaaattgatggttttcTTATACAAAAGATAGAAAACCATATCATTCAAATGATAGTttcaataataatataatatacaaTCATAAAATTCTCTTTAAAATAGGCTTTGTTTAAAGAAAATTGTGATTtgtatttaataatttttttatataacaatttatgttttaaaatgttgtattttataacTTAATTAAGCATAAttaattatatatgaataaaaaatatcGTATATAAATCAATTTCTTGAATAGATACTCCAAAGAATATATAGGCAATTATAAAAATGTGTTTACATGTCGCATCGATATGAAAACATTAACAACGATTGTTTTCTTAAACTCTGATCAAGACGTCTATATGTGGTCTAGTCTCGTTCACCACGTCAACATGACTCGAGAACCATTTTATAGATGTGAAATGTTATTAATGGGTTGTTATCAAGATGTTGCCGTGGTAGTAAATTATCAATGATGTACATTATTGTATTTACATCAATGAGATACTCATTTAAAAggataatatatttttcgatttgtgtATATTTGatcattgagttttttttttttccattcatATTACTCCTTCAATTTGTTAAACTGTATATATTTCGTCCTTATGACCGTTACTCCAAGTTAGTTAGGAAAAGAACTTAATAGGGTATtaaatttttcattttgtacacatttagtccttaatatttttgtacatatttattccttaatatttttttgtttcaaaataaattatttttgattttatacccattcagtacttatgaatgatttctttaggtttttctcatgaCATCTAACGTGAGATAATCATTGATGAAGTGTGTAGAgttgttgatgtttatgtgtaacATCTTATTTTTACAacaaaaatttttcatttttaaataaggaaAAAGTAgctaattataaatccattattaagaaaaaacgtttattccaaaatacattatagaaaatcagagtaatataagaaacGTAGAATCATTAATATTGTTAATGAGTGTGCCAGTCATGCCTTCGACTTTCCACGAGAATCGATAGAGCCTAAAAATATAAACAACTAGgtaagcataaagtttagtgagttttcccCGAAATACTCGATACAACAAACGTATTATCATGCATGACGAGTCCACACTCATCAGATTGGAATACCTTGGACCAattagtcatcggactggaatgccaacatgcaacaggtccaatcagtcatcagactggaatacccaaGGTTTGTCGGCATGTCGCCTTAACCCAACTGCTCTTTTCGAGCCTCTGTGCCTACGGCTTACAGCCGGCCCacaccaggtatcttggcctacaataTATAGCAGGACCACTTCAACCTATCCTACCACCATATGACTAtcccacgtaagatgtcgtgagaaaaacctaaaaaatCATTCATAATAAGTACTGAATGactacaaaaacaaaaattacttattttgcaacaaaaaaatatttagaactaaatgtgtacaaaatgagaaatatattaccatattaagtcatttttaccggctaacctggagtCAGTGGCGGAGCCACAGTGTAAAAAGGGGGGTCCATGGACCCCACTTGAAAGTTGATATTAACCACATTTTACTAAAATAACTCTTAGAAAATTTATGGTTTCTTGAAATTATCCATTTTGGCACCCATTTTTGCGGAAAAACAAcctttaaaaaattattttttgctGAAATTATCCCTTTGACACCCACTTTTGCTGAAAAAAATATACTTTTGtaatatttttaacaaaaaaactcCCAAAGAAACCTTAAAATTTCAGATTTTTTTCTAGGTTcaaatttgtgtttaatttttcATATAAGATGGACTCCAGTAATATTTTTTTTCTGGATCCGCCACTGCTTGGAGTAGCCGGTCATAATAACTAAATGTGtatagtttaacaagttgaaggggtaaatatggaaaaaaaagtcaatgactaaatgtgtacaaatcaaaaaatatattactcttTTAAGTCATTATTCCTATATCAATTTAACAAATCAAGGATTCTCATCACATTCTTAATTATCTAATCTTGAATGGACCACAATTGTAAAAGATTATAAACCATGTGGTCATACGGCTTAAGAAAAAGAAAGCAGTGGAAAAAAGATATGATAGAACGTGGTAGACTGTCGTTTTGTCGTTTGTTTTTATCTCTTATGTTAAATGAATACCTTTCCATTTAAATAAAAGTCGTATACAATAGAATTTTCTCATCTAATAGGGTTTGATTAACAAAGTTGACAACAATAATCAATTTCCCAAGAAGTATTTTCATAAATCATAATTGCAATgtcatttatatttatatatatacccTCTAGTTTTAACATTAATTTATCTGTATGTATAATATAACTAGCCTTCATGTAATTTGACGTTGGTCGTCAAAATAAATCACATGGATCACAAAGAAAACTAATAAGCCGATTACATGTTCAGTTGCAAAGATCATTGTATATTGTGATCAACTCAAAACTTATTGAACTCAAATGTTTTAAGTTTACtacaatatattatatatgtttcCTTTATTTCACTCGATGTTGAAAACTTGAATATAATGTGATTAAAGTTAATTTTCTTGAATCTGAATCTAGTTAATGATAGGTAATTGTTCACCATGCACATGGGCATGAGACAGTTGACGGATGTTCAAGGCCGATAGGTCGTGATCTACATGTAGTGGGAATGAAGTAAAATCCAATGGTCGACCCCATAGCAATTTGGTTTCAATGAATAATGTAATGATTTCATCTATTATTTCAACTCATTTGAACTTTAACAAATGAAAGATAGAAAAATATAGAAAAGATATGATCATAGGgccaataataaaaaaaaattattgacaAATAATATCATGTGGGGTATGATGGGGCAAGGAAGCCAACAAGTGACATTACCTTTTTGTTTTATCGGTTGTGCAAAATGAACAGTAAGCTTCTTAACAAAAGTCACATGCAACTGATTCAAAGAATTCATTTAACAAGATACGTTTCATTGAACACAATAAATTACTGAAATGTTGGTTTAATCAgtatttatattataataaaaCAATTAGGGCTACTCACCCCCTTGATCCCTCCCTTCCTTCCCATCCTTTTTCTGTCGGTCTTTCTCCCGACTCCAATACCCTCATCCCAACTCCAGCGACTTCGACTTCAGAAAACCTCCAACCACCAATGCATCTCACAAATAGGTGGGAATCAAAGAAGCAATCGTGAACACTTGAGCTTCGGTTGTGTATATAACACTCATCCTCATCTAGCATGTAAAAAACAATGAAATTATGtcctgaaaaaaaaaatccaaaattcaaaCCTGCTCATCCAAGAACTTGGATAAGATGAACAAACTTGTAGTATCTTCTTTCTTGGAGTAAAACCTCTATAAACAAAAAACACAACCCTATGTGCAAAAAAACCAATACAATTCCATATGCAAATTGATTTATGAAAACGAATCATGGGACGATCGGAAACTGAGATCGCTGATAAATTAGAAACAAGAAAGCAATTCTAGGGTATCCTTCAAAACCGTCATCGTTGATCGCCGGAAGTTGAGATCACCGATAAAATCTAATCAAAGACCATGAAGATGAAGACGATGGGTGAAGCAAACATAACACAACCTGATCCAAACATGAGGCTGTTGAGTTTTATTCaaaaaacagtttccaaaaacaCTAGAAACGACAACAGAAGTTTAAAATCGTTGAATAAACTTAAAACTATTTTAACAGATCAATGTTTGTCAACATGAAAAGATTTAAACAACCATAGGAAGAAAATATTACAACCTTTAAACTCTTTGATTGTTCTTGGGAGGTTGGAAGGTGATGAAGAATGTAAAATAGAACTCCATCTTAGTAGAAACACCAATAATTTGTCAACTTTAT is part of the Lactuca sativa cultivar Salinas chromosome 7, Lsat_Salinas_v11, whole genome shotgun sequence genome and harbors:
- the LOC111881655 gene encoding CBL-interacting serine/threonine-protein kinase 6; this translates as MAGEDRNNGVLHGKYELGRQLGHGTFAKVYHAKNVHNGKSVAMKVVGKEKVIKVGMMDQVKREISVMKMVRHPNIVELYEVMASKSKIYFAMELVRGGELFSKIAKGRLREDVARSYFQQLISAVDFCHSRGVYHRDLKPENLLLDEEGNLKVTDFGLSAFCDHLRQDGLLHTTCGTPAYVAPEIIGKKGYDGAKADIWSCGVILYVLLAGFLPFQDENIVAMYRKIYRGDFKCPPWFSSDARKLITKLLDPNPSTRITISKIMESPWFKKSAPKTSKFLIDDEGVQSKGKDAKTLNAFHIISLSEGFDLSPLFEEKKREEKEEMRFATTEKAEAVVSKLEEVAKSMKFSVKKSGDESSLRLQGHENGRKGKLGIAAELFAVTPSFLVVEVKKSSGDTLEYNQFCSNELRPALRDIVWRSAADHTFPA